The Rhodococcus sp. ABRD24 genome contains the following window.
CGCATGTCGGGGGCGATCACCCGGTATCCGGCTGCGGCGAGCGCCGGCATCTGGTGCCGCCAGCTGTACCAGAGGCCCGGAAAGCCATGACAGAGCACGACCGGCGCGCCCTGCCCCTGCTCGACGACATGCATCTCGATGTCGCCGACGTCGACGGTTCGGTGGGTGAGCGTGGTGCCGGGATCGGTCATGGGCCGCAGGCTACGTCACCTTCAGACGCGGACGGAGCCAATCGACCAGGTCGTCGAGGACCTTGTCCTGCTCCGGCTCGTTGAACACCTCGTGGAACAGTCCGTCGTACGTCTCGAGCGTCAGATCCGCCGAGCCGGCCCGCTCAGCGATCATCCGGCTGCCCGCGACGTCGGCGAGCCGATCGTCGGTGCCGTGCAGCACCAGCACCGGCAGGGTGAGTGACGGCAGCCGCGCGGGGAAGCTCTCGGCCGAGGTGATCAGGCCGCGGGCGATGCCCGCCTTGACCTTCCCGTGATAGACGAGCGGGTCGGACTCGTACGCCGCGACAACCTTCGGGTCACGCGAAACCGCCTTGGCGTCGAGCGTCTCGACGGGAACGCCCGGAGCGAACCGCCCGAGGATCTTGCCGATCTCGATCACGATCTTCGGGGTACCCGTGGCCAGGACCACGGCGGGCGCGGACAGGATCAACCCGGCCAGCTCGTCCTGGTGGTCCAGCGCGTACGACAGCGCGATCGCTCCGCCCATGCTGTGGCCCAACAGGAAACGATCGAGACCGGGATTCTCGGCGGCAGCGAGCTTGGACAGGTGATGGAGATCGTCGGTGAAGTCCGACCAGTTGCGGAGATCGATCCGTTTGCCGCCCGAGCGACCGTGCCCGCGGTGATCGGGGGCGTACACCACCAGGCCGATCTCGGTCAGTCGCGCGACGACATGGTCGTACCGGCGAGCGTGCTCGCCGAGACCGTGCGCGAGCAGGAGCACCCCGGTCGGCTCACCGTCGGGGCGCCAGACGTCGTACACGATGCGGGTGCCGTGCACCCCGGAGAAGTCGGACTCGATGTGCTGCACGAATGCGAGTGTAGGACGGTATGACGCCGTCGGGGAGGTCTTACGCCGACCGCGTCGGCCCGAGAGCTCGATAGCGCCTCGCTGGCGCCTCGCTGCGACCGGCCCCACGACAGCGCCCCACGACACGAGACGTTCACGACCAGTAGACGCGCACGCCGTTCCGCTTGTCGGATACGGCCGCTAGGGTTCGGGACATGACTGCAGGACAGGACCTCGACAGCGAATTCCTCACGGCAGCAGATCCTTACCGGCGCGAACTACTCGCGCACTGCTATCGCATGATGGGTTCGATCCACGACGCCGAGGACCTCCTACAGGAAACGCTGCTCCGAGGCTGGCGCGGCTACGACAGCTTCGACGGTCGCTCGTCGATCCGCACGTGGCTCCACCGGATCGCAACCAACGCTTGCCTTACCGCGCTCGAGGGACGCGGCCGACGCCCCCTGCCGACCGGCCTGGGCGCCTCGAGTTCCGATCCATCCGACGACCTCGTCGAGCGAGGCGAGATCCCGTGGCTCGAGCCGATCCCGGACTCGATGGTGTGGGGCGAATCGGGCCGCGCCGACGATCCGGCGGCCATCGTCGCGGGACGCGAATCGGTGCGGCTCGCGTTCATCGCTGCCCTGCAACACCTTTCGGCGCGTCAGCGAGCTGTGCTGGTGCTGCGGGAGGTACTGCAGTGGAAGGCCGCCGAGGTTGCGGACGCGCTCGGCACGTCCACCGCCGCCGTCAACAGCCTGCTGCAGCGAGCCCGGGCCCAACTGTCGGAGGCAATGCCCGACCCCGACGTCCTCGTCGAGCCCGAATCCGAGGACACGCGCGAACTGCTGCGCCGCTACGTCGACGGGTTCGAGAAGTACGACATCGACGGGCTCGTGGAGATGTTTACCCGCGATGCGGTATGGGAAATGCCGCCGTTCGTCGGCTGGTACGTCGGCGGCAGCGACATCGCCCGTCTCATCAAGGAGAAGTGCCCCGCTCAGGGGGCGGGCGACATGCGCCTGCTGCCGACGTCCGCCAACGCCCAGCCCGCGCTGGGG
Protein-coding sequences here:
- a CDS encoding sigma-70 family RNA polymerase sigma factor, with protein sequence MTAGQDLDSEFLTAADPYRRELLAHCYRMMGSIHDAEDLLQETLLRGWRGYDSFDGRSSIRTWLHRIATNACLTALEGRGRRPLPTGLGASSSDPSDDLVERGEIPWLEPIPDSMVWGESGRADDPAAIVAGRESVRLAFIAALQHLSARQRAVLVLREVLQWKAAEVADALGTSTAAVNSLLQRARAQLSEAMPDPDVLVEPESEDTRELLRRYVDGFEKYDIDGLVEMFTRDAVWEMPPFVGWYVGGSDIARLIKEKCPAQGAGDMRLLPTSANAQPALGLYMRGADGIHRPFQLHVLDVTDRGVAHVTCFFDTGLFKTFGLPPHP
- a CDS encoding alpha/beta hydrolase produces the protein MQHIESDFSGVHGTRIVYDVWRPDGEPTGVLLLAHGLGEHARRYDHVVARLTEIGLVVYAPDHRGHGRSGGKRIDLRNWSDFTDDLHHLSKLAAAENPGLDRFLLGHSMGGAIALSYALDHQDELAGLILSAPAVVLATGTPKIVIEIGKILGRFAPGVPVETLDAKAVSRDPKVVAAYESDPLVYHGKVKAGIARGLITSAESFPARLPSLTLPVLVLHGTDDRLADVAGSRMIAERAGSADLTLETYDGLFHEVFNEPEQDKVLDDLVDWLRPRLKVT